Proteins found in one Chlamydia sp. 04-14 genomic segment:
- a CDS encoding ATP-dependent Clp protease ATP-binding subunit: MFEKFTNRAKQVIKLAKKEAQRLNHNYLGTEHILLGLLKLGQGVAVNVLRNLGVDFDTAKQEVERLIGYGPEIQVYGDPALTGRVKKSFESANEEAGVLEHNYVGTEHLLLGILNQADGVALQVLENLHIDPREVRKEILKELETFNLQLPPASSSNPRGNSSSSSKSSSLGHTLGGEKSDKLSALKAYGYDLTEMFRESKLDPVIGRSTEVERLILILCRRRKNNPVLIGEAGVGKTAIVEGLAQKIISNEVPDTLRKKRLITLDLALMIAGTKYRGQFEERIKAVMDEVRKHGNILLFIDELHTIVGAGAAEGAIDASNILKPALARGEIQCIGATTIDEYRKHIEKDAALERRFQKIIVQPPSVDETIEILRGLKKKYEEHHNVAITEEALKAAATLSDQYVHGRFLPDKAIDLLDEAGARVRVNTMDQPTELMKLEAEIETTKLAKEQAIGTQEYEKAAGLRDEEKKLRERLSNMKQEWENHKEEHQIPVDEEAVAQVVSLQTGIPSARLTEAESEKLLKLEDTLRRKVIGQDQAVASICRAIRRSRTGIKDPNRPTGSFLFLGPTGVGKTLLAQQIAIEMFGGEDALIQVDMSEYMEKFAATKMMGSPPGYVGHEEGGHLTEQVRRRPYCVVLFDEIEKAHPDIMDLMLQILEQGRLTDSFGRKIDFRHAIIIMTSNLGADLIKKSGEIGFGSRSNFDYKVIQEKIENAVKKHLKPEFINRLDESVIFRPLEKDALSEIIHLEISKLDSRLKNYQMALSIPDSVISFLVTKGHSPEMGARPLRRVIEQYLEDPLAELLLKESCRQEARKLRANLSEDRVTFERDEQQAAESVAATIPNGES; encoded by the coding sequence ATGTTTGAGAAGTTTACTAACAGAGCAAAACAAGTCATTAAATTGGCTAAAAAAGAAGCTCAGAGGTTAAATCATAACTATCTAGGCACAGAGCACATACTCTTAGGCCTACTCAAACTAGGCCAAGGCGTGGCTGTAAATGTGCTGCGTAATTTAGGAGTAGACTTCGATACTGCAAAGCAAGAAGTCGAGAGATTAATCGGTTATGGACCAGAAATTCAAGTTTATGGAGACCCCGCACTTACTGGTAGAGTAAAAAAATCTTTTGAATCAGCAAATGAAGAAGCTGGTGTTTTAGAACATAACTATGTGGGCACAGAGCACCTTCTTTTGGGGATTTTAAATCAAGCTGATGGCGTTGCTTTACAGGTTTTAGAAAATTTACATATTGATCCTAGAGAAGTTCGCAAAGAAATTCTCAAAGAACTAGAAACATTCAACCTTCAACTCCCTCCCGCATCTTCTTCTAATCCTCGCGGCAACTCTTCCTCCTCTTCCAAATCTTCTTCTTTAGGTCATACCTTAGGTGGAGAAAAAAGTGACAAGCTATCAGCATTAAAAGCCTATGGTTATGATTTAACAGAGATGTTTCGCGAATCTAAGCTCGATCCTGTTATTGGCCGCTCTACAGAAGTTGAACGTTTAATCTTAATCCTTTGCCGTAGAAGAAAAAATAATCCTGTACTTATCGGTGAAGCCGGTGTAGGAAAAACTGCTATTGTTGAAGGGTTAGCACAGAAAATCATTTCTAATGAAGTTCCTGATACTTTACGTAAGAAGCGTTTAATTACTTTAGATCTCGCTTTAATGATTGCAGGAACAAAATATCGCGGTCAATTTGAAGAACGCATCAAAGCTGTTATGGATGAAGTACGCAAACATGGAAACATCCTTTTATTTATCGATGAACTCCATACTATTGTAGGTGCTGGAGCTGCTGAAGGTGCTATTGACGCTTCAAACATTTTAAAACCCGCATTAGCGCGCGGAGAAATCCAGTGTATCGGGGCAACAACAATTGATGAATACCGCAAGCATATTGAAAAAGATGCAGCTTTAGAACGTAGATTCCAAAAAATTATTGTCCAACCACCCAGTGTAGATGAGACTATCGAAATTCTACGTGGATTGAAAAAGAAATACGAAGAGCATCACAACGTTGCTATTACTGAAGAAGCTTTGAAAGCTGCGGCTACATTATCCGATCAATATGTTCACGGGCGTTTCCTTCCAGATAAAGCTATTGATTTATTAGATGAAGCTGGAGCTCGCGTACGCGTAAATACCATGGATCAACCTACAGAGTTGATGAAACTCGAAGCTGAGATTGAGACTACGAAGCTTGCTAAAGAACAGGCTATCGGAACTCAAGAATATGAAAAAGCTGCGGGATTACGTGATGAGGAGAAAAAGCTCCGAGAGCGTCTCTCTAATATGAAACAAGAATGGGAAAATCACAAAGAAGAGCATCAGATTCCCGTAGATGAAGAGGCTGTCGCTCAAGTAGTCTCATTACAAACAGGAATTCCTTCTGCAAGACTTACTGAAGCAGAAAGTGAAAAACTACTTAAATTAGAAGATACTTTACGTAGGAAAGTTATTGGCCAAGATCAAGCTGTAGCAAGTATTTGCCGCGCTATTCGTCGTTCAAGAACAGGGATTAAAGATCCTAATCGTCCTACAGGTTCCTTCTTATTCTTAGGCCCTACAGGAGTTGGGAAAACCCTACTTGCTCAACAAATTGCTATCGAAATGTTCGGTGGCGAGGATGCCTTAATTCAAGTAGACATGTCTGAGTACATGGAAAAATTTGCTGCCACAAAAATGATGGGATCGCCTCCAGGATATGTTGGTCACGAAGAAGGTGGTCATCTTACAGAGCAAGTACGTCGCCGACCTTATTGTGTTGTTCTATTCGATGAGATTGAAAAAGCTCATCCTGACATTATGGATTTAATGTTACAAATCTTAGAGCAGGGACGCCTTACAGACTCATTCGGCCGTAAGATTGATTTCCGTCATGCAATTATTATCATGACTTCTAACTTAGGTGCAGACTTAATTAAGAAAAGTGGAGAGATTGGATTCGGATCTCGATCGAATTTTGACTATAAAGTGATTCAAGAAAAAATTGAAAATGCTGTGAAGAAACATTTAAAGCCGGAATTTATCAATCGTTTAGATGAAAGTGTTATCTTCCGTCCTTTAGAAAAAGATGCCTTATCCGAGATAATCCATCTAGAAATTAGTAAATTGGATTCCCGTTTGAAAAATTACCAAATGGCATTAAGCATTCCAGACTCTGTGATTTCTTTCTTGGTCACGAAAGGGCATTCTCCAGAAATGGGTGCACGGCCTTTACGTCGTGTTATTGAGCAGTATCTTGAAGACCCTCTTGCAGAACTTTTACTTAAAGAATCTTGCCGTCAGGAAGCACGAAAACTTCGCGCTAATCTTTCTGAAGATCGCGTTACTTTTGAACGTGATGAGCAACAGGCTGCTGAAAGTGTTGCAGCAACTATACCAAATGGGGAATCATAG
- the mnmA gene encoding tRNA 2-thiouridine(34) synthase MnmA has translation MNKTVVVAMSGGVDSSVVAYLLKKFTPYKVLGLFMKNWEEEDSDGLCSTAKDYEDVQRVANQLDIPYYTVSFAKEYRERVFSRFLAEYSKGYTPNPDVLCNREIKFDLLQRKVRELGGDFLATGHYCRLSSDVSGVHLLRGIDSQKDQSYFLCGTRRESLDNVLFPLGDMTKTQVRAIAEEAGLATAKKRDSTGICFIGKRPFKSFLEKFVPNLEGDIVDYDSQKVVGRHEGAHYYTIGQRRGLDLGGSEKPCYVVGKDIEKNIVYIVRGEDHPLLYQKELTAKELNWFVSPEAITQCSAKVRYRSADEECEILCSRENGEVRVRFSSPVKAITPGQTIAFYDGEKCLGGGIIEVSMIPHLV, from the coding sequence GTTGCCTACTTATTAAAAAAATTCACTCCCTACAAAGTGCTCGGCCTCTTTATGAAAAATTGGGAGGAGGAAGATAGCGACGGCCTTTGTTCTACAGCTAAAGATTATGAAGACGTGCAAAGAGTTGCTAATCAATTAGACATTCCCTACTACACAGTATCTTTTGCTAAGGAATACCGTGAGAGAGTTTTCTCTCGTTTCCTTGCAGAATATTCTAAAGGTTATACACCTAATCCTGATGTTCTTTGTAATCGCGAGATAAAGTTTGATCTTCTTCAGAGAAAAGTCCGTGAATTAGGGGGAGATTTCCTAGCTACAGGTCATTATTGTCGTTTATCTTCAGATGTCAGCGGTGTTCATTTACTTCGAGGTATAGATTCTCAAAAAGATCAAAGTTATTTTTTATGCGGAACACGAAGAGAATCTTTAGATAATGTTCTTTTCCCTTTAGGAGATATGACAAAAACACAAGTGCGCGCTATTGCCGAAGAGGCTGGATTAGCTACCGCTAAGAAAAGAGATAGCACAGGTATCTGTTTTATTGGGAAGCGTCCCTTTAAAAGTTTTCTTGAAAAGTTCGTGCCAAACTTAGAAGGAGATATTGTGGATTATGATTCTCAGAAAGTTGTAGGTCGACATGAAGGCGCTCACTATTACACGATAGGGCAACGGCGGGGATTAGATCTGGGTGGCTCAGAAAAACCTTGTTACGTTGTTGGCAAGGATATAGAGAAGAATATTGTATATATAGTGCGTGGAGAAGATCATCCTCTACTCTATCAGAAAGAACTTACAGCTAAGGAATTGAATTGGTTTGTATCTCCAGAAGCTATAACGCAATGTAGTGCGAAAGTGCGTTATCGTTCTGCAGATGAAGAATGTGAAATTCTTTGTTCGCGCGAGAATGGTGAAGTGCGTGTACGATTTTCTTCCCCCGTTAAGGCAATCACCCCGGGGCAAACAATTGCCTTTTATGATGGGGAGAAGTGCCTAGGGGGTGGAATCATAGAGGTTTCTATGATTCCCCATTTGGTATAG